Proteins from one Salvelinus sp. IW2-2015 linkage group LG32, ASM291031v2, whole genome shotgun sequence genomic window:
- the LOC111956637 gene encoding uncharacterized protein, whose product MSVSDDVNFETQIASVLDSLAKVAVVEITKLFESRFLASGTTILIEGRREQNETLQTVDAAKKSGKKCLRSIGVQVDEETTTSSELHENPKQGLSLEGGSGSLNGSNEEEGPAHRIPLLKANQPAELKCSVLEEKVVEMVEESSLESKSSTTTEPEEKQVIYSATVDPIHLYVPVQSSPTKQKPQLLKTETENGINIECETKVICQMVPKAEEEDITRQPTYKEKPNQVELQQASYSTAKGTAYSTSSSDGALAPVQAKSKLKFMDVTNPPSAIMKKTVDFKLDQTKKKKVDFKLDQTKKKKVDFKLDQTKKKKVDFKLDQTKKKKVDFKLDQTKKEKVDFKLDQTKKEKVDFKLDQTKKKKVDFKLDQTKKKKVDFKLDQTKKEKVDFKLDQTKKKKVDFKLDQTKKKKVDFKLDQTKKEKVDFKLDQTSLEQKLTRPCSVQLVNLLLVPGGKNSGGKKANGSNCHDNKRFPMPKDLKTHQGLHTGRRLCCFTQCGNGVWRLQGVLSSNRAHGCKICGKRFKRRKILRRHERFHTGEKPYSCSQCSKTFALRKSLRRHERFHTGQRPHSCPQCGKSFRLRDNLKAHLRFHTGERPFTCSFCSKSFRIFRNLEKHSIDHLGATAK is encoded by the exons ATGTCTGTTTCCGACGATGTGAATTTTGAAACACAGATTGCGTCTGTTTTGGATTCACTTGCAAAGGTGGCCGTCGTGGAAATAACGAAACTGTTCGAGAGTCGCTTCCTTGCTTCGGGAACCACTATTCTCATTGAAGGGCGGAGGGAACAAAATGAAACCCTGCAAACAGTGGACGCTGCAAAAAAGTCTGGCAAAAAATGTCTTCGCAGTATCGGAGTTCAAGTGGATGAGGAGACAACAACGTCCTCAGAGCTACATGAAA ACCCAAAACAGGGCTTGTCCTTGGAGGGGGGCAGTGGTTCTTTGAATGGGAGCAATGAGGAGGAGGGTCCTGCACATCGTATCCCCCTGCTGAAGGCTAATCAGCCTGCTGAACTCAAGTGCTCTGTTCTAGAAGAGAAG GTTgtggagatggtggaggagaGCAGTCTAGAATCAAAATCTTCAACAACCACTGAGCCAGAAGAAAAACAAGTGATTTATTCTG CCACTGTGGATCCAATCCACCTCTATGTTCCTGTTCAAAGCTCCCCAACTAAGCAGAAACCCCAGCTCCTCAAGACAGAAACCGAGAATGGAATCAACATAGAATGCGAGACTAAAGTCATCTGCCAAATGGTCCcaaaggcagaggaggaggacataACACGACAGCCTACATATAAAGAAAAGCCTAACCAGGTGGAGCTCCAGCAGGCCAGTTACAGCACCGCCAAAGGGACAGCCTACAGCACGTCCTCCTCAGATGGGGCTTTGGCCCCTGTACAGGCTAAGAGTAAGTTGAAATTTATGGATGTAACGAACCCTCCCTCTGCTATAATGAAGAAAACGGTGGATTTCAAGCTGGACCAGACAAAGAAAAAGAAGGTGGATTTCAAGCTGGACCAGACAAAGAAGAAGAAGGTAGACTTCAAGCTGGACCAGACAAAGAAGAAGAAGGTAGACTTCAAGCTGGACCAGACAAAGAAGAAGAAGGTGGACTTCAAGCTGGACCAGACAAAGAAGGAGAAGGTGGACTTCAAGCTGGACCAGACAAAGAAGGAGAAGGTGGACTTCAAGCTGGACCAGACAAAGAAGAAGAAGGTGGACTTCAAGCTGGACCAGACAAAGAAGAAGAAGGTGGACTTCAAACTGGACCAGACAAAGAAGGAGAAGGTGGACTTCAAGCTGGACCAGACAAAGAAGAAGAAGGTGGACTTCAAGTTGGACCAGACAAAGAAGAAGAAGGTGGACTTCAAACTGGACCAGACAAAGAAGGAGAAGGTGGACTTCAAGCTGGACCAGACCTCCTTGGAGCAGAAGTTGACGAGGCCTTGCTCTGTCCAGCTGGTGAACCTGCTTTTGGTGCCCGGAGGAAAGAACTCTGGAGGGAAGAAGGCTAATGGTAGCAACTGTCATGACAACAAGAGGTTCCCCATGCCGAAGGACCTCAAGACCCACCAAGGCCTCCACACGGGTCGACGCCTCTGCTGCTTCACTCAGTGTGGGAACGGTGTCTGGCGGCTGCAAGGGGTCCTCTCCTCAAACCGCGCCCATGGCTGCAAGATCTGTGGGAAGCGCTTCAAGCGCAGGAAGATCCTGAGGAGGCACGAGCGCTTCCACACTGGTGAGAAGCCCTACTCCTGCTCCCAGTGCTCCAAAACGTTCGCCCTGCGGAAAAGCCTCCGCAGGCACGAACGGTTCCATACAGGGCAGAGACCtcacagctgcccccagtgtgggaagagctttcgTCTCAGGGACAATCTGAAGGCTCATCTGCGCTTTCACACTGGTGAGAGACCTTTCACCTGCTCCTTCTGCTCCAAGAGCTTCAGAATCTTCCGGAATCTTGAGAAacacagcattgatcacttgggAGCGACAGCGAAATAG
- the LOC111956668 gene encoding calsequestrin-1, with protein MNWSWVLMAVLLSCGGLSWGEQGLDFPEYDGMDRVIELTXKNYKSVMKTHDVMVLYYHEHPGSDAVAQKQFEIEELALELAAQVLGDLDDEDIGFGLVDEKKGSVVAKKLGLEEADSIYIFTENEIIEYDGELAADTIVEFIYDVLEDPVEIIENDPEVKGFHNIEEDIKLVGYFKSEKSEHYLAYVDAAEEFHPHIKFFATFTPKVAKDLGLKVNEVDFYEPFIDEPIVIPGKPYTEEELVEYIEDHDRPTLRKMEPDNMYEIWEDDIDGEHIIAFAEEDDPDGFEFLEILKEVAEEHNDNPNLSIVWIDPDDFPLLVPYWEKTFGIDLGSPQIGVVDVEDADSVWMEIDNDDDLPSADELEEWIEDVLSDEIDPDDDDDDDDDDDDE; from the exons atGAATTGGAGCTGGGTGCTTATGGCAGTCCTTCTGTCTTGCGGGGGACTGTCATGGGGTGAGCAGGGTTTGGACTTCCCTGAGTACGATGGGATGGACCGGGTCATCGAGCTGACTYCCAAGAACTACAAGTCTGTGATGAAGACGCATGATGTGATGGTTCTGTACTACCATGAGCATCCCGGATCCGATGCCGTTGCCCAGAAACAGTTTGAAATCGAGGAACTGGCCCTGGAG CTTGCAGCTCAGGTCCTTGGTGACCTTGACGATGAGGATATTGGATTTGGCCTTGTTGATGAGAAGAAGGGCAGTGTTGTTGCTAAGAAACTAG GACTTGAGGAGGCCGACAGCATCTACATTTTCACCGAGAACGAGATCATTGAGTACGATGGGGAGCTTGCTGCAGACACAATTGTGGAGTTCATCTATGAT GTTCTTGAAGACCCAGTTGAGATCATTGAGAACGATCCGGAGGTTAAAGGTTTCCATAACATTGAGGAGGATATCAAACTGGTTGGCTACTTTAAGAGCGAAAAGTCTGAAC ATTATTTGGCCTATGTGGACGCGGCTGAGGAGTTCCACCCACACATCAAGTTCTTCGCTACATTCACTCCCAAG GTTGCCAAGGATCTGGGCCTGAAGGTGAATGAGGTGGACTTCTATGAACCCTTTATAGATGAACCCATAGTTATCCCCGGAAAGCCCTACACAGAGGAGGAGCTTGTCGAGTACATAGAGGATCACGACAG ACCAACCCTGAGGAAGATGGAGCCCGATAACATGTATGAGATCTGG GAGGATGACATCGATGGTGAGCACATCATTGCATTCGCAGAAGAGGATGATCCAG ATGGTTTTGAGTTCCTGGAAATCCTAAAGGAAGTAGCAGAGGAGCACAATGATAATCCCAACCTCAGCATTGTCTGGATTGATCCAGATGACTTCCCGCTG CTTGTCCCATACTGGGAGAAGACCTTTGGAATTGACCTGGGCTCTCCCCAGATTGGTGTTGTGGATGTTGAAGAT GCCGACAGTGTATGGATGGAAATCGACAATGATGACGACCTACCAAGCGCAGATGAGCTTGAGGAATGGATTGAAGATGTTCTTTCAGATGAAATTGATCcagatgacgatgatgatgatgatgatgacgatgatgatgagtAA